One part of the Haemophilus parainfluenzae genome encodes these proteins:
- the argR gene encoding transcriptional regulator ArgR, protein MSDQLTKAFKELLNQERFASQSEIVEALKNQGFQSINQSKVSRMLSKFGAVRARNTKMEMVYCLPSELSVPATSSPLKNLVLDIDHNDFVIVIKTSPGAAQLIARLLDSIGKPEGILGTIAGDDTIFVTPTKDITIKSLLEQIQMLFESNLS, encoded by the coding sequence ATGTCAGATCAATTAACTAAAGCATTTAAAGAACTGCTCAATCAAGAACGATTTGCTTCTCAAAGTGAAATTGTTGAAGCCTTAAAAAACCAAGGATTTCAAAGCATTAACCAGTCTAAAGTTTCACGCATGCTAAGTAAATTTGGTGCAGTTCGTGCAAGAAATACGAAAATGGAAATGGTGTATTGCTTACCAAGTGAATTAAGCGTTCCCGCCACTAGCAGCCCATTAAAAAATCTGGTTTTAGATATTGATCACAATGATTTCGTTATCGTCATTAAAACCTCTCCCGGTGCGGCACAGTTAATTGCCCGCTTATTGGATTCCATTGGTAAACCTGAAGGCATTTTGGGTACGATTGCGGGAGATGACACCATTTTTGTAACACCAACAAAAGACATAACAATCAAATCACTTCTAGAGCAAATTCAAATGCTTTTTGAAAGTAATCTATCATGA
- a CDS encoding ribose-phosphate pyrophosphokinase, whose amino-acid sequence MPDIKLFAGNATPELAKKISERLYISLGDATVGRFSDGEIQVQINENVRGADVFIIQSTCAPTNDNLMELIVMVDALRRASAGRITAVVPYFGYARQDRRVRSARVPITAKVVADLLSTVGIDRVLTCDLHAEQIQGFFDVPVDNVFGSPVLLDDILKKTDLVNPIVVSPDIGGVVRARAVAKLLNDTEMAIIDKRRPRANVSQVMHIIGDVADRDCILVDDMIDTGGTLCKAAEALKERGAKRVFAYATHAVFSGAAAQHLASDAIDEIVVTDTVPLSPEMQALGKVRVLTLSTMLAEAIRRISNEESISAMFE is encoded by the coding sequence ATGCCAGACATTAAACTCTTTGCTGGAAATGCTACGCCTGAGCTAGCAAAAAAGATTTCTGAACGTCTTTACATTTCATTAGGCGATGCCACCGTTGGACGCTTTAGCGACGGTGAAATCCAAGTGCAAATTAATGAAAATGTGCGTGGTGCAGACGTATTTATTATTCAATCCACCTGTGCACCAACGAATGACAACCTGATGGAATTGATTGTAATGGTTGATGCTTTACGTCGTGCATCAGCTGGTCGTATTACTGCCGTTGTTCCTTATTTCGGTTATGCTCGTCAAGATCGTCGTGTGCGTTCTGCTCGTGTTCCAATCACTGCAAAAGTGGTAGCAGATTTACTTTCAACAGTAGGAATTGACCGAGTATTAACTTGTGACTTACACGCAGAGCAAATCCAAGGCTTCTTTGATGTACCAGTTGATAACGTATTCGGTTCACCTGTTTTACTTGATGATATCTTGAAGAAAACCGATCTTGTCAATCCTATCGTTGTTTCGCCAGATATCGGCGGTGTGGTACGTGCACGTGCGGTAGCGAAATTATTAAATGATACCGAAATGGCAATTATCGACAAACGTCGTCCACGTGCAAACGTATCGCAAGTGATGCACATTATCGGGGATGTCGCAGATCGTGATTGTATCCTTGTCGATGATATGATTGATACAGGTGGTACATTATGTAAAGCCGCTGAAGCATTAAAAGAACGTGGTGCAAAACGTGTATTTGCTTACGCAACTCACGCCGTATTCTCTGGTGCAGCCGCACAACATTTAGCGAGCGATGCGATTGATGAAATTGTCGTGACAGATACTGTTCCACTTTCACCTGAAATGCAAGCGCTTGGTAAAGTTCGCGTACTGACTCTTTCTACCATGCTTGCTGAAGCAATTCGTCGTATCAGCAATGAAGAATCTATTTCAGCAATGTTTGAATAA
- the mdh gene encoding malate dehydrogenase: MKVAVLGAAGGIGQALALLLKLQLPAESELALYDIAPVTPGVAKDVSHIPTAVKVEGFAGEDPTPALKGADVVLISAGVARKPGMDRSDLFNINAGIVRNLIEHVAKTCPKACVGIITNPVNTTVAIAAEVLKKAGVYDKRKLFGVTTLDVLRSETFVSELKGLNVSRTSVPVIGGHSGVTILPLLSQVQYAEWKEEEIAPLTKRIQNAGTEVVEAKAGGGSATLSMAQAAARFARSLVKGLSGETVVECTYVEGDGKYARFFAQPVRLGKEGVEEILPIGTLSKFEQEALEAMLSTLRADIELGEKFING, from the coding sequence ATGAAAGTTGCAGTATTAGGCGCAGCAGGCGGCATTGGTCAAGCATTAGCCTTATTACTTAAATTACAATTACCCGCTGAAAGTGAATTAGCACTGTATGATATTGCACCAGTGACACCAGGTGTGGCTAAAGATGTGAGCCATATCCCAACAGCGGTTAAAGTAGAAGGTTTTGCAGGAGAAGATCCAACACCTGCACTTAAAGGTGCGGATGTCGTTTTAATTTCTGCAGGGGTAGCTCGTAAACCGGGCATGGATCGTTCAGATCTTTTCAATATCAATGCAGGTATCGTGCGTAACTTAATTGAACATGTTGCAAAAACTTGTCCAAAAGCTTGTGTAGGTATTATCACCAATCCTGTGAACACGACGGTTGCGATTGCTGCAGAAGTATTGAAAAAAGCGGGTGTTTACGACAAACGTAAATTATTCGGTGTCACCACTTTAGACGTGTTACGTTCTGAAACATTTGTATCTGAATTAAAAGGCTTAAATGTTTCTCGTACAAGCGTACCGGTAATTGGTGGACACTCAGGTGTGACGATTCTTCCATTACTTTCACAAGTTCAGTATGCTGAGTGGAAAGAAGAGGAAATTGCACCATTAACTAAACGTATCCAAAACGCAGGTACTGAAGTGGTTGAAGCAAAAGCAGGTGGCGGTTCTGCAACACTTTCTATGGCTCAAGCGGCAGCACGTTTTGCGCGTTCATTAGTGAAAGGCTTAAGCGGCGAAACTGTGGTTGAATGTACTTATGTTGAAGGTGACGGTAAATATGCACGTTTCTTTGCTCAACCTGTACGTTTAGGTAAAGAAGGTGTAGAAGAAATTTTACCAATCGGTACCTTAAGCAAATTTGAACAAGAAGCTTTAGAAGCAATGTTATCAACATTGCGTGCGGATATTGAATTAGGCGAAAAATTTATTAACGGCTAA
- the ispE gene encoding 4-(cytidine 5'-diphospho)-2-C-methyl-D-erythritol kinase, whose product MKTHHFSTALSTSLGKPNRFPSPAKLNLFLYINGKLPNGYHELQTLFQFLDFGDWLTIDICQDKQIRITPEIPGLPLEQNLIYRAATLLQEKTSCTLGATIHLDKILPMGGGIGGGSSNAATTLLALNYLWQTHLSIDELAELGLKLGADVPIFVHGQAAFAEGVGEKIQYCEPQEKYYVVLKPETSISTAVVFSDPDLPRNTEKRSLAELLNQPFANDCEKVVRTQYPEVEKALLWLLQYAPARLTGTGACVFAEFDDEKSAQAVFQQKPKEFFGFVAKGLNVSPLHTMLKQLSTN is encoded by the coding sequence ATGAAAACACATCACTTTTCGACCGCACTTTCAACTTCGCTTGGAAAGCCTAACCGCTTTCCAAGCCCCGCAAAACTCAATTTATTTCTCTATATAAACGGTAAACTGCCAAACGGCTACCACGAATTACAAACCCTTTTCCAATTTCTTGATTTCGGCGATTGGCTCACTATTGATATTTGCCAAGATAAACAAATTCGGATCACTCCTGAAATCCCTGGCTTACCTCTAGAGCAAAACTTAATCTATCGTGCAGCCACGCTCCTACAAGAAAAAACCAGCTGTACACTCGGTGCAACAATTCATTTAGATAAAATTCTGCCAATGGGCGGGGGGATTGGTGGCGGCTCATCCAATGCCGCAACGACACTGCTTGCTTTAAACTATTTATGGCAAACCCATTTATCCATTGATGAACTTGCCGAACTTGGGCTAAAACTTGGGGCTGATGTGCCTATCTTTGTTCATGGCCAAGCCGCTTTTGCTGAAGGTGTGGGTGAAAAAATTCAATACTGTGAACCGCAAGAAAAATATTATGTAGTACTGAAACCTGAAACCTCGATTTCTACTGCAGTGGTCTTTAGCGATCCCGATTTGCCACGCAATACAGAAAAAAGATCCCTTGCCGAACTGTTGAATCAACCGTTTGCAAACGATTGCGAAAAAGTCGTGCGAACTCAATATCCTGAAGTTGAAAAAGCACTACTATGGTTGCTACAATATGCACCAGCCAGATTAACAGGAACTGGGGCTTGTGTTTTTGCTGAATTTGATGATGAAAAATCAGCACAAGCTGTTTTCCAACAAAAACCGAAGGAATTTTTCGGTTTTGTTGCTAAAGGATTAAACGTTTCACCATTACATACCATGTTGAAACAACTCTCGACCAACTAA
- the accD gene encoding acetyl-CoA carboxylase, carboxyltransferase subunit beta: MSWIDKIFSKGTSSATSRKANVPEGVWTKCTSCEQVLYGEEVKRNLHVCPKCGHHMRIDARERLLALLDEGSSQELSADLEPKDILKFKDLKKYKDRITAAQKETGEKDALITMTGTLYNMPVVVAASNFSFMGGSMGSVVGSKFVKAAEKAMELNCPFVCFSASGGARMQEALFSLMQMAKTSAVLAKMREKGVPFISVLTDPTLGGVSASFAMLGDVNIAEPKALIGFAGPRVIEQTVREKLPEGFQRSEFLLEKGAIDMIVKRSEMRSTLGNLLSKLTNQPSPFVEVEVVEHE, encoded by the coding sequence ATGAGCTGGATTGATAAAATTTTTAGCAAAGGAACCTCTTCCGCTACATCACGTAAAGCAAACGTGCCAGAAGGGGTTTGGACAAAATGTACCTCTTGCGAACAAGTCCTTTACGGCGAAGAAGTAAAACGTAATTTACATGTTTGCCCAAAATGCGGCCATCATATGCGCATTGATGCTCGTGAGCGCCTTTTAGCCTTATTAGATGAAGGTTCAAGCCAAGAATTATCGGCTGATTTAGAACCAAAAGATATTCTTAAATTTAAAGATTTAAAAAAATATAAAGATCGTATTACTGCTGCACAAAAAGAAACCGGTGAAAAAGATGCGTTAATCACAATGACGGGTACACTTTACAATATGCCTGTAGTTGTCGCTGCATCTAACTTCAGTTTTATGGGCGGTTCAATGGGCTCTGTTGTGGGTTCAAAATTTGTGAAAGCGGCAGAAAAAGCAATGGAATTAAATTGTCCGTTTGTTTGTTTCTCTGCAAGTGGTGGTGCACGTATGCAAGAAGCACTTTTCTCATTAATGCAAATGGCAAAAACCAGTGCGGTATTAGCTAAAATGCGTGAAAAAGGTGTGCCGTTTATTTCAGTATTAACGGATCCGACATTAGGTGGTGTATCTGCAAGTTTTGCGATGTTAGGTGATGTAAACATTGCTGAACCAAAAGCATTAATCGGTTTTGCAGGCCCACGAGTTATTGAACAAACCGTACGTGAAAAATTACCAGAAGGCTTCCAACGCAGTGAATTCTTACTCGAGAAAGGGGCAATTGATATGATCGTGAAACGTTCAGAAATGCGTTCAACCCTTGGAAACCTTTTAAGCAAACTCACCAATCAACCTTCACCTTTTGTTGAAGTAGAAGTTGTTGAACATGAGTAA
- a CDS encoding TIGR01777 family oxidoreductase, whose translation MNILVTGGTGFVGKPLVEALLSRGDTVTVLTRSIEKAQSIFLEKTPQFLTALLTLKDLNTFDAVINLAGEPIFDKKWTVQQKEKLRHSRINLTQQLVQLINQSDNPPTLISGSATGIYGNCGDEQITENTNPNTQFTAQLCIDWENAAKQANTRVCLVRTGLVLSPKGGAFAKILPLYRFGLGGKLGNGEQYWSWIALEDMVEGLLFLLNHNNCEGAFNFTAPHPVKNKTFNQLLGQALHRPCFAHVPQFLLTSLLGERTCILLDSQNAYPKHLLDCGFTFKYSELSDYFHNIL comes from the coding sequence ATGAATATCTTAGTGACCGGCGGAACGGGATTCGTTGGAAAACCCTTAGTTGAAGCGCTACTTTCACGTGGCGATACCGTGACAGTATTAACTCGCTCTATTGAAAAAGCCCAATCTATTTTTCTTGAAAAAACACCTCAATTTTTGACCGCACTTTTAACACTCAAAGACTTGAATACCTTTGATGCGGTTATTAATCTTGCCGGTGAGCCAATCTTCGATAAAAAATGGACAGTTCAACAAAAAGAAAAACTGCGTCATAGCCGAATTAATTTAACACAACAGCTTGTCCAACTTATTAATCAAAGTGATAATCCACCCACCTTGATTTCGGGTTCTGCAACGGGAATTTATGGAAACTGCGGTGACGAGCAGATCACTGAAAATACAAATCCAAATACTCAATTTACCGCTCAACTTTGTATTGATTGGGAAAATGCGGCAAAGCAAGCCAACACAAGAGTCTGTTTAGTGAGAACCGGGTTAGTGCTTTCTCCAAAAGGTGGGGCTTTTGCAAAAATTCTACCGCTCTATCGCTTCGGATTAGGCGGAAAATTAGGGAATGGTGAGCAATATTGGAGTTGGATCGCGTTAGAGGATATGGTAGAAGGCCTGCTCTTTTTACTTAATCATAATAATTGTGAAGGTGCATTTAATTTTACTGCACCACATCCAGTTAAAAACAAGACCTTTAACCAATTATTAGGTCAAGCATTACATCGTCCTTGTTTTGCTCACGTGCCTCAATTTTTACTCACTTCTCTTCTCGGTGAACGTACTTGCATTCTATTAGACAGTCAGAATGCCTATCCAAAACATTTGTTAGATTGTGGATTTACATTCAAATATTCAGAATTAAGTGATTATTTCCATAATATACTTTAA
- the folC gene encoding bifunctional tetrahydrofolate synthase/dihydrofolate synthase translates to MNLKATSPLAEWLSYLENSHFKAIDLGLERIKSVAEELDLLNPAPYVITVGGTNGKGTTCRLLETILLNHGLRVGVYSSPHLLRYNERVRIQNQDLPDKMHTASFDFIEKHKTQSLTYFEFSTLSALHLFKQAKLDVVILEVGLGGRLDATNIVDNDLAVITSIDIDHTDFLGSTREEIGFEKAGIFRTNKPVVIGEPNVPQPMLEQAEKLHCHVSRRDVTWSFKANEQTWMWQSNKVRLENLPFCQIPLANAATALAAVELLPFDISVETIKRSLIEVELVGRFQQLKGNQLEKLADRLNVSYSQLPKVIIDVGHNPHAAKYLAEKLTTLKTQISGRIIAVCGMLKDKDAESVFIQLTFIIDQWHCVTLGGYRGQSGDDLNAKLTSVYPSAKSVSEDSVIEGVQSAVKNADKNDIVLVFGSFHTVGEFLEYLA, encoded by the coding sequence ATGAATTTAAAAGCCACTTCGCCACTCGCTGAGTGGCTTTCTTATTTGGAAAACAGTCACTTTAAAGCTATTGATTTAGGGCTAGAGCGCATAAAATCCGTGGCAGAAGAATTGGATCTCTTGAATCCCGCACCTTATGTGATCACGGTAGGGGGGACAAATGGCAAAGGCACGACTTGTCGTTTGCTTGAAACTATTCTGTTAAATCACGGCTTGCGTGTGGGTGTGTATTCCTCACCTCATTTATTGCGTTATAACGAACGTGTTCGTATTCAAAATCAAGACTTGCCGGATAAAATGCATACTGCTTCTTTTGATTTCATCGAAAAGCATAAAACGCAGTCCCTCACTTATTTTGAATTTAGCACTTTATCAGCGTTGCATTTATTCAAACAAGCGAAGCTTGATGTCGTCATTTTAGAAGTGGGGCTTGGTGGACGCTTAGATGCAACCAATATTGTGGATAATGATCTGGCGGTTATCACCAGTATTGATATTGATCATACAGATTTTCTAGGTTCAACTCGCGAAGAAATTGGCTTTGAAAAAGCGGGTATTTTCCGTACGAATAAACCGGTTGTGATTGGCGAACCTAATGTTCCGCAGCCTATGTTAGAACAAGCTGAGAAATTACATTGTCATGTTTCACGCCGAGATGTTACTTGGTCGTTTAAAGCTAATGAACAAACTTGGATGTGGCAGAGTAATAAAGTGCGGTTAGAAAATCTGCCGTTTTGCCAAATTCCATTAGCTAATGCCGCAACAGCTTTGGCAGCTGTTGAACTGCTGCCTTTTGATATTTCTGTTGAGACTATCAAACGTTCATTAATTGAAGTGGAATTGGTGGGGCGTTTCCAACAATTGAAAGGTAATCAGTTAGAAAAGCTAGCAGATCGCTTGAATGTATCCTATTCACAGTTGCCAAAAGTGATCATTGATGTTGGGCATAACCCTCATGCGGCAAAATATTTAGCCGAAAAATTGACCACACTTAAAACACAAATTTCAGGTCGCATTATTGCCGTTTGTGGTATGTTAAAAGATAAAGATGCCGAGTCGGTGTTTATCCAACTTACTTTCATTATTGACCAATGGCATTGTGTCACATTAGGTGGTTACCGTGGTCAATCGGGTGATGACTTGAATGCAAAATTAACATCAGTTTACCCATCAGCAAAAAGTGTTTCTGAAGACTCTGTCATTGAAGGTGTGCAAAGTGCGGTGAAAAATGCAGATAAAAATGACATTGTGCTGGTATTTGGATCTTTCCACACCGTAGGGGAATTTTTAGAATATTTAGCATAA
- the lolB gene encoding lipoprotein insertase outer membrane protein LolB, with amino-acid sequence MKLLKSLLAPVFASVILSACTLDAERPTDVQHIDKNDITWQQHLKKIKQIQSYSTKGQIGYISPQERFSSRFEWQYQNPKAYKLKLYSLISKTTLTMEMHPNGMTISDNKGNQQSDKNAKLLLREIIGMDVPLEHLSYWLKGQPADNADYQVGTNHLLSEFSYPLDGSMWTADYLSYHADNSMPENILLKNKSTSQTLKIRVDEWAF; translated from the coding sequence ATGAAATTATTAAAATCTCTTCTTGCACCTGTATTTGCAAGTGTGATCTTATCCGCTTGTACCCTTGATGCAGAACGCCCAACAGATGTTCAACATATCGATAAGAACGATATTACGTGGCAACAGCACCTCAAAAAAATCAAACAAATTCAATCTTATAGCACAAAAGGACAAATTGGTTACATCAGTCCACAAGAGCGTTTTTCTAGTCGCTTTGAATGGCAATATCAAAACCCTAAAGCCTATAAGTTAAAACTTTATTCTCTGATTAGCAAAACGACGCTAACTATGGAAATGCATCCTAATGGCATGACGATTTCAGATAATAAAGGCAATCAACAATCTGATAAAAATGCCAAATTATTGTTACGCGAAATCATCGGAATGGATGTGCCATTAGAGCACTTATCTTATTGGTTAAAAGGTCAGCCAGCAGATAACGCAGATTACCAAGTTGGAACGAATCATCTTTTATCCGAATTTAGCTACCCACTTGATGGCTCAATGTGGACAGCCGATTACTTAAGTTATCATGCCGATAATTCGATGCCTGAAAATATTCTGTTAAAGAATAAAAGTACATCACAAACCCTAAAAATTCGTGTGGATGAATGGGCGTTCTAA
- the truA gene encoding tRNA pseudouridine(38-40) synthase TruA, with product MKIALGIEYNGKQYCGWQRQEKVRSVQEELEKALSFVANEKIEVFCAGRTDSGVHGTGQVVHFETKAVRPEKAWAFGTNANLPDDISVSWAKVVDDEFHARFSATARRYRYILYCNKLRSAILPEGITHCHLDLDEEKMHQAGQFLLGENDFSSFRAAQCQSNTPWRNVHHLNVMRKGQYIIVDIQANAFVHHMVRNIVGSLIEVGAGNQPVEWMKWLLEQKDRKLAAPTAKPEGLYLVNVIYPEKFAIPQKNLGPLFLEDNLI from the coding sequence ATGAAGATAGCCTTAGGCATTGAATATAACGGAAAACAGTATTGTGGCTGGCAGCGACAAGAGAAAGTGCGTAGCGTACAAGAAGAATTAGAAAAAGCGTTATCTTTTGTGGCAAATGAAAAAATTGAAGTATTTTGTGCGGGCAGAACAGACTCTGGTGTGCACGGCACAGGACAAGTCGTTCATTTTGAAACCAAAGCGGTTCGCCCTGAAAAAGCCTGGGCATTTGGTACTAATGCGAATTTGCCTGATGATATTTCAGTGAGTTGGGCAAAAGTAGTGGATGATGAATTTCATGCCCGTTTTTCGGCAACCGCGCGTCGTTATCGTTATATTTTATATTGTAATAAATTGCGTTCAGCCATTTTGCCGGAAGGAATTACCCATTGCCATTTAGATTTGGACGAAGAGAAAATGCACCAGGCGGGGCAGTTTTTATTGGGCGAAAATGATTTTTCCTCTTTCCGTGCGGCACAGTGTCAATCAAATACCCCTTGGCGAAATGTGCATCATTTAAATGTGATGCGAAAAGGGCAGTACATTATTGTGGATATTCAAGCCAATGCTTTTGTGCATCATATGGTACGCAACATTGTGGGAAGCTTGATTGAAGTCGGTGCCGGTAATCAACCTGTTGAGTGGATGAAATGGTTGTTAGAGCAAAAAGATCGTAAATTAGCCGCTCCAACAGCGAAACCCGAAGGCTTATATTTAGTGAATGTCATTTACCCTGAAAAATTTGCGATTCCACAGAAAAATTTAGGGCCGTTGTTTTTAGAAGATAATCTCATCTGA